Proteins encoded in a region of the Marmota flaviventris isolate mMarFla1 chromosome 3, mMarFla1.hap1, whole genome shotgun sequence genome:
- the LOC114084342 gene encoding olfactory receptor 6C6-like — translation MKNQSMEIEFILLGLTDDPVLKIVIFLFLFFNYILSLMGNLTIIILTLLDPRLKTPMYFFLRNFSFLEISFTTVCIPRFLISILTGDRTISYNCCATQLFFFFLLGITEFYLLAAMSYDRYVAICKPLHYPVIMNSRVCYLLVLSSWAAGFLIIFPPLLLGLKLDFCASKVIDHFLCDTSPILQISCTDTHLIELMAFVLAVLTLALTLLLVVLSYTFIINTILKFPSVQQRMKAFSTCSSHMVVVSITYGSCIFMYMKPSAKERVTLTKGVAVLNTSVAPLLNPFIYTLRNQQVKEALKHMLQRFCSFENNKAEFRHK, via the coding sequence atgaagaatcaATCCATGGAGATAGAGTTCATTTTACTTGGGCTGACAGATGACCCTGTGCTAAAAATTGTGAttttcctgtttctatttttcaattatatctTGAGCCTGATGGGGAACTTAACCATCATCATCCTCACCCTGCTGGATCCCCGCCTCAAGACTCCAATGTATTTCTTCCTCCGAAATTTTTCCTTCTTGGAAATTTCCTTCACAACAGTCTGCATTCCACGGTTCCTGATAAGCATTCTCACTGGAGACAGAACAATTTCCTACAATTGCTGTGCAActcagttattcttttttttcctattagggATTACAGAGTTTtacctcctggctgccatgtcctatgaccgctatgttGCTATCTGCAAACCTCTGCATTACCCAGTCATTATGAACAGCAGAGTGTGCTACCTACTGGTGCTCAGCTCCTGGGCAGCTGGATTCTTAATCATCTTCCCCCCTTTGCTCCTGGGGCTCAAACTGGATTTCTGTGCTTCCAAAGTGATTGATCACTTTCTGTGTGACACTTCCCCCATCCTGCAGATCTCTTGTACAGATACACATTTAATAGAATTGATGGCCTTTGTCTTAGCTGTGTTAACACTTGCCCTCACATTGTTATTAGTGGTCCTCTCCTACACATTCATCATCAATACCATTCTCAAATTCCCTTCTGTTCAACAAAGAATGAAAGCCTTTTCCACCTGCTCCTCACACATGGTAGTTGTTTCTATTACTTATGGAAGTTGTATCTTTATGTATATGAAGCCATCAGCAAAAGAAAGGGTGACTTTAACTAAAGGTGTAGCTGTGCTCAATACCTCTGTTGCCCCTTTGCTCAACCCTTTCATTTACACCTTGAGGAACCAGCAAGTGAAAGAAGCTCTCAAGCATATGCTCCAAAGGTTTTGTTCTTTTGAAAACAACAAGGCGGAGTTTAGACATAAATAA